A section of the Cottoperca gobio chromosome 17, fCotGob3.1, whole genome shotgun sequence genome encodes:
- the usp14 gene encoding ubiquitin carboxyl-terminal hydrolase 14: MPVFTVNVKWGKEKFDAVELNTEEPPMVFKAQLFALTGVQPDRQKVMVKGGTLKDDDWGNIKLKNGMTLLMMGSAEALPEEPAVRPMFVEDMTEEQLASAMELPCGLTNLGNTCYMNATVQCLRSVPELKTALRRYTGALRSSGASAPSQYITAALRDLYETMEKTSSSLPPIILLQFLHMAFPQFAEKGDQGQYLQQDANECWLQMMRVLQQKLEPLEPETPMETESESGAAAASTKKNLIDQYFGVEFETAMKCTEAEEEEPIKGKESQLQLSCFINQEVKYLATGLRLRLQEEITKMSPSLERNALYIKSSKLSRLPAYLTVQMVRFFYKEKESVNAKVLKDVKFPLMLDVFELCTTEVQDKMLAIRSKFKEVEDKKLEEQQKKLVKKPDAPTAPAKVKYEPFSFPDDLGSNNSGYYDLQAVLTHQGRSSSSGHYVGWVKRKEDEWVKFDDDKVSVVSPEDILRLSGGGDWHIAYVLLYGPRRLEILQDQ, from the exons ATGCCGGTGTTTACAG tAAATGTGAAATGGGGCAAAGAGAAGTTTGATGCAGTAGAGCTGAACACTGAGGAACCACCCATGGTCTTCAAGGCTCAGCTCTTTGCCCTGACAGGAGttcagccagacagacagaaggtcATGGTGAAGGGAGGCACTCTGAAG GATGATGATTGGGGCAACATTAAACTGAAAAAT GGAATGACTCTGTTGATGATGGGCTCAGCAGAAGCCCTGCCTGAGGAGCCCGCGGTCCGGCCCATGTTTGTAGAGGACATGACTGAGGAGCAGCTGGCCTCAGCG ATGGAGCTGCCTTGTGGGCTGACAAACTTGGGTAACACCTGTTACATGAATGCCACAGTGCAGTGTCTGCGCTCTGTGCCAGAGCTCAAAACTGCACTTAGAAG GTACACAGGTGCTCTGCGATCTTCAGGAGCAAGTGCTCCATCACAATACATCACAGCAG CCCTTCGTGACTTGTATGAGACCATGGAAAAGACCTCATCCAGCCTGCCGCCCATTATTTTGCTGCAGTTCCTTCACATGGCCTTTCCACAGTTTGCTGAGAAGGGGGACCAGGGACAGTACCTCCAGCAG gATGCCAACGAGTGCTGGCTGCAGATGATGAGAGTGCTTCAGCAAAAGTTGGAGCCACTAGAGCCAGAGACTCCCATGGAG ACCGAGTCTGAGAGCGGAGCTGCCGCTGCCTCTACGAAGAAGAACTTAATTGACCAGTATTTCGGCGTAGAATTCGAAACTGC TATGAAATGCAcagaggctgaggaggaggagccaaTCAAGGGCAAGGAAAGCCAGCTCCAGCTCAGTTGCTTCATCAACCAAGAAGTCAAATACCTTGCAACAGGACTGAGACTG AGACTGCAGGAAGAAATCACAAAAATGTCTCCATCCTTGGAAAGAAATGCCCTGTATATAAAATCT TCAAAACTCAGCCGTCTCCCTGCCTACTTGACTGTGCAAATGGTCAGATTTTTCTACAAAGAGAAAGAATCTGTCAATGCAAAAGTCCTTAAG gatgtCAAGTTCCCGCTCATGCTGGATGTCTTCGAGCTGTGCACCACGGAGGTCCAGGATAAAATGCTGGCAatcaggtcaaagttcaaggagGTCGAGGACAAGAAGCTAGAGGAAcagcagaaaaag TTGGTGAAGAAGCCAGATGCACCAACAGCACCAGCAAAAGTGAAATATGAGCCATTCTCTTTCCCTGATG ACCTCGGTTCCAACAACAGTGGCTACTACGACCTGCAGGCTGTGCTGACGCACCAAGGCCGCTCTAGCTCATCAGGTCACTATGTGGGATGGGTCAAGAGGAAAGAAG ATGAGTGGGTCAAGTTTGATGACGACAAGGTGAGTGTGGTGTCTCCAGAGGATATCCTGCGGCTGTCTGGTGGCGGGGACTGGCATATAGCATACGTTCTACTGTACGGCCCCCGGCGGCTGGAAATACTTCAAGATCAGTAG